The sequence AATTCATAAAAAAATCATAGTGGCGAGCTCCTATCCCGCGCACTTCCACCTTTGAATCCGGATACAGCCTTTCCCTTTTCATTGCGCCCCTTTGAAAAGCAAATCGACCGGTAGACCGATGGGAAAAAACCGGATATTCTCCCTCACCCTTTCCAGTCGGCCTGCTCTTTTTGTAAAAAAGATTGTCGTTCCTCGTCAGTCATTACCTCCACCTTTACATCCTTGACCGTACCGTCTGTGGCTGTAACAGCATTCCTCAGGCTGTTGATAATGTGGTCGCTCACCGCCTGGGGAATTGCCGTATACCGCACCCGGTTTCTTGTACACATATTTTCACTATTCAGCCTTTTTGTCAAAGGCATCTTCGCGGCGCACTTGGTTTGGGCTGCGGTATCCCATCTTTTCGATCAGCCACTGTTCGTTGTAGCACTTGACGAAGGCTCTCACGGCTGCTCCGACCTCTTCGACATTCATGATGGAAGGAGTTCGGGGGACACCATACTTAATTATTACATAACATAATGTTTCTTAACATTTATTAAGTCACGTGCCTTCCGCGCCTAATGCCATTAGAGCCGCTTAGGTCAATTTCTATTTGACACGCCGCCCCCTGGTAAAATATAGTGGTGCTCTTTGACAACTTAATAGACCATGGTGGTTAGAGTAACTACGGGGCTAGTCGTGTAGTTGACATAATGTTTTGCCAAAAATTCCATACGATTATATCGCATTTAGCAACTTACAAACCTGCTAAAACAAAACCTATGCGATCAACTAAGCCCTGTCGTACTCGCCGGCGCAGCCGTCCCAGAGCTTGCGCGCCCGTTGATACTCTATGGCATAGGCTTCAGATAATTTTCAGCTCCTTTGTCCGCTGGTCGGATTTGGCCTCCGCCGCGGGAATCACCGCGGGCACGGCCGTGGCCTGCACGTCGTGCACGGGCTGGAAGCTCTGCAGCGGCGGCCGCACGTCGATCTGCACGTAGCGTCCGCCCATCAGCCGCGACAGCGCGGCGTAGTCCAGGGAGAAGCCGATGCTGTTGCCGACCCGCAGTCCGTGATCGTGCTCACCGAGGTTGACCACAGTGATGTCGCTACTGGCCCCGGCGATCTGGAACTCGGGGTCCAGCGGCCGCAGGCCCGCGACCTCGGTGTCGAGCTGCCCCACTCCCACCAGCGCCCGCAGTCCGCGCTGGCCCGGGGTCGGCTCGTCGCGGCCGCAGCCGTTGGTCGGCGTGAACGGCGTGTCCACGCCGGTCTCCACCAGCGGCACCAAGTTCTTGCGTTTGATCTCGAGGATCTCGGCCTCGAGAGTCACCACGTCGTTGCGCAGTCCCGGCAGCAGGCCGCCGTTGATCAGGTCGCTACCCAGGAACAGCGCCTCGCCGATGCGAAAGTGGTTGATGCGACTGGGCATCTGCCCATCGAGCACCAGCGGCAGGCTCGCCGTGGTCCCGGCCGAGATCAGCGGCAGCCGGCGGCGGAACTTGAGCTCGAGCAGCTCACTGTAGAGCACGAGCTGCATCAGCTGGTCCACGTTGGGCAAGGCCCCGGCCAGGCAGCCGAGGTTCGAGCCGATACCCAGCACCTCGATCCGCTCCATGCGGAACACCCGCTCGTAGAACTTGACCAGCGAGCCGGGCAGGATCCCCTCGCGCAGGTCGCCCAGCT is a genomic window of Candidatus Alcyoniella australis containing:
- a CDS encoding alanine racemase, whose amino-acid sequence is MTRVTIDLEALQHNLCEVNRWMREQRASWSVVTKVLSGHEPTLKALSALGVRSMADSRLDNLKTIGRSAPDVERWYLRLPTPSHVADVIEHADVSINSEITTIERLDAEAVRRNKRHRVIIMIELGDLREGILPGSLVKFYERVFRMERIEVLGIGSNLGCLAGALPNVDQLMQLVLYSELLELKFRRRLPLISAGTTASLPLVLDGQMPSRINHFRIGEALFLGSDLINGGLLPGLRNDVVTLEAEILEIKRKNLVPLVETGVDTPFTPTNGCGRDEPTPGQRGLRALVGVGQLDTEVAGLRPLDPEFQIAGASSDITVVNLGEHDHGLRVGNSIGFSLDYAALSRLMGGRYVQIDVRPPLQSFQPVHDVQATAVPAVIPAAEAKSDQRTKELKII